From the genome of Bordetella sp. H567, one region includes:
- a CDS encoding MmgE/PrpD family protein, with amino-acid sequence MIPAPVVERAVNLYVDWLGSALAGKGARPVESIARFARASGGREGPADIIVDRGRGSAYFAAMVNGAASHFVEQDDVHNGSVLHPGTVVFPVVLALAQESGASGRDLITAAVAGYEVGIRIGEYMGRSHYKVFHTTGTVGTVAAAAAAGRLLGLDAEGMLHAFGSAGTQASGLWEFLRDAADSKQLHTAMAAANGLMAARLAADGFRGAARILEGAQGMAAGMSSDADPARLLDRLGQRWATMETSFKYHAACRHTHPAADALLSVIVQHRLQPADIARVTARVHQGAIDVLGNVVVPRSVHQAKFNMGTVLGIVAHRGYAGVDEFEQGYDAPEVAAFRDKVAMVLDDEVDRAYPARWVGKVSVETADGRVLHGRVDEPKGDPGNTLSREEISTKFLRLAAFSGAADPEEARAILDRAWNIAALPAVGSVFAIAQPA; translated from the coding sequence ATGATCCCCGCGCCGGTGGTCGAGCGCGCCGTCAATCTGTATGTCGACTGGCTGGGCTCTGCCCTGGCGGGCAAGGGCGCGCGTCCTGTCGAAAGCATCGCCCGCTTTGCGCGCGCATCCGGTGGCCGCGAGGGACCGGCCGACATCATCGTCGATCGCGGCCGCGGATCGGCCTACTTCGCCGCCATGGTGAACGGCGCCGCCTCGCATTTCGTCGAGCAGGACGACGTGCACAACGGCTCTGTCCTGCATCCCGGGACGGTGGTCTTCCCGGTAGTGCTGGCGCTGGCGCAGGAGTCGGGTGCTTCCGGGCGGGACCTGATCACGGCCGCGGTGGCAGGCTACGAGGTCGGCATCCGCATCGGCGAATACATGGGGCGTTCGCACTACAAGGTCTTCCACACCACGGGCACCGTGGGGACCGTGGCCGCGGCGGCGGCAGCAGGGCGGCTGCTGGGCCTGGATGCAGAAGGCATGCTGCACGCCTTCGGGTCGGCAGGCACCCAGGCCAGCGGCCTGTGGGAATTTCTGCGCGACGCGGCCGATTCGAAGCAACTGCATACGGCGATGGCGGCGGCCAACGGGCTGATGGCCGCGCGGCTGGCGGCCGACGGCTTTCGCGGCGCGGCGCGGATCCTGGAAGGCGCCCAAGGCATGGCCGCGGGCATGTCCAGCGATGCCGATCCGGCGCGCCTGCTGGACCGCCTGGGCCAGCGCTGGGCCACGATGGAGACTTCGTTCAAGTACCACGCGGCCTGCCGCCACACGCATCCCGCGGCCGACGCGCTGCTGTCGGTCATCGTGCAACACCGGTTGCAGCCCGCGGACATCGCGCGCGTGACCGCCCGTGTGCACCAAGGCGCCATCGACGTGCTGGGCAATGTGGTCGTGCCGCGCAGCGTGCACCAGGCGAAGTTCAACATGGGGACAGTGCTGGGCATCGTCGCGCACCGGGGCTACGCGGGCGTGGACGAGTTCGAGCAGGGCTACGATGCGCCGGAAGTCGCCGCCTTTCGCGATAAGGTCGCCATGGTCCTGGACGATGAGGTGGATCGCGCCTACCCCGCGCGCTGGGTAGGCAAGGTCAGTGTCGAAACGGCGGACGGCCGAGTGCTGCATGGCCGTGTCGATGAACCCAAGGGCGATCCGGGCAATACCTTGTCGCGCGAGGAAATCTCCACCAAGTTCCTACGCCTGGCCGCGTTTTCCGGTGCGGCCGATCCGGAAGAAGCTCGAGCGATATTGGACCGCGCCTGGAATATCGCGGCCTTGCCTGCGGTCGGCAGCGTGTTCGCGATCGCGCAGCCGGCATAG
- a CDS encoding acyl-CoA dehydrogenase family protein → MNPQESFQDIREAVRDLCGQFPPEYFREIDEARGYPEAFVDALTRAGWLAALIPQEYGGSGLGLTEASVIMEEINRSGGNAGVCHGQMYNMGTLLRHGSEEQKRAYLPRIASGELRLQSMGVTEPTTGTDTTRIKTTAERRGDRYVVNGQKVWISRIQHSDLMILLARTTPLADVRRKSEGMSIFLVDLREAIGKGLTVRPIRNMVNHETNELFFENLEIPAENRIGEEGQGFRYILDGLNAERTLIAAECIGDGYWFVDKVSAYAKERVVFGRPIGQNQGVQFPIARAYINVEAASLMRFDAARRFDAHEPCGAQANMAKLLAADASWEAANACLQFHGGFGFASEYDVERKFRETRLYQVAPISTNLILAYVAEHVLGLPRSF, encoded by the coding sequence ATGAACCCACAGGAATCCTTCCAGGACATCCGCGAAGCCGTACGGGATCTTTGCGGGCAGTTTCCGCCGGAATATTTCCGCGAGATCGACGAGGCGCGCGGCTATCCCGAGGCCTTTGTCGATGCGCTGACGCGCGCGGGCTGGCTGGCCGCGCTGATCCCGCAGGAGTACGGCGGCTCCGGCCTGGGCTTGACCGAGGCGTCGGTCATCATGGAAGAGATCAACCGCTCCGGCGGCAATGCCGGCGTGTGCCACGGCCAGATGTACAACATGGGCACGCTGCTGCGCCATGGGTCGGAAGAACAGAAACGCGCGTACCTGCCCCGGATCGCCAGCGGCGAGCTGCGCCTGCAATCGATGGGCGTGACCGAGCCGACCACCGGTACCGACACCACGCGAATCAAGACCACGGCGGAACGCCGCGGCGACCGCTATGTGGTCAACGGGCAGAAGGTCTGGATATCGCGCATACAGCATTCCGACCTGATGATCCTGCTGGCGCGCACGACGCCGCTGGCGGATGTGCGCCGCAAGTCCGAAGGCATGTCCATCTTTTTGGTGGACCTGCGCGAGGCGATCGGCAAGGGGCTGACGGTGCGGCCGATCCGCAATATGGTCAATCACGAGACCAATGAGCTGTTCTTCGAGAACCTCGAGATCCCCGCGGAAAACCGTATCGGCGAGGAAGGCCAGGGCTTCAGGTACATCCTGGACGGCTTGAACGCCGAGCGCACCCTGATCGCGGCGGAATGCATCGGCGACGGGTACTGGTTCGTCGACAAGGTCAGCGCCTATGCGAAGGAGCGCGTGGTGTTCGGCCGGCCCATCGGGCAGAACCAGGGCGTGCAGTTTCCCATCGCGCGGGCCTATATCAATGTGGAAGCGGCCAGCCTGATGCGCTTTGATGCGGCGCGCCGCTTCGATGCGCACGAGCCGTGCGGCGCCCAGGCCAATATGGCCAAGCTGCTGGCGGCGGATGCATCCTGGGAAGCCGCCAATGCCTGCCTGCAGTTTCACGGTGGCTTTGGCTTCGCCAGCGAATACGATGTGGAACGCAAGTTCCGCGAGACCCGGCTGTACCAGGTGGCGCCGATATCGACCAACCTGATTCTTGCGTATGTGGCGGAACATGTGTTGGGACTGCCCCGGTCTTTCTAG
- the dnaN gene encoding DNA polymerase III subunit beta produces the protein MQLVQTTRDALLKPLSTVAGIVERRHTLPILANILMRKEANKVSFIATDLEVQITTQADFGVGSDNESITVAARKLLDILRALPDTGDVKLALASNKLSVQTGKSRFALQTLAASEFPTVAQPEQWDVSLTLTQKNLRHLLNMVYFAMAQQDIRYYLNGMLMVFEPGRLRAVATDGHRLAHCATDAEGITERHEVIVPRKTVLEMQRLLEDSDAPVSVDVAPGQIRFRFGDVELVSKLVEGKFPDFTRVIPTSYTRHFVVNREALQGSLQRAAILTTDKFKGVRLQLAQNVMKISSSNAEQEEAQEELDIDYGHEALDVGFNVSYLLDVLSNVKVEEIKWSVMPDQNASALITLPDDDNFKYVVMPMRI, from the coding sequence ATGCAACTCGTACAAACCACACGCGATGCATTGCTGAAACCGCTATCGACTGTGGCGGGCATCGTCGAAAGACGCCATACCCTGCCCATCCTTGCGAACATCCTGATGCGCAAAGAGGCCAACAAGGTATCGTTCATCGCGACGGATCTGGAAGTGCAGATCACGACGCAGGCCGACTTTGGCGTGGGTTCCGATAACGAGTCCATTACCGTGGCCGCGCGCAAGCTGCTGGACATCCTGCGCGCGCTGCCGGACACGGGTGACGTCAAGCTGGCGCTGGCCAGCAACAAGCTGTCGGTGCAGACTGGCAAGAGCCGTTTCGCGCTGCAGACGCTGGCGGCCAGCGAATTCCCCACCGTGGCCCAGCCCGAGCAATGGGACGTGTCGCTGACGCTGACCCAGAAGAACCTGCGACACCTGTTGAACATGGTGTATTTCGCGATGGCGCAGCAGGACATTCGCTATTACCTGAACGGTATGCTGATGGTGTTCGAGCCCGGTCGCCTGCGTGCCGTGGCCACCGATGGCCACCGCCTGGCGCACTGCGCCACCGACGCCGAGGGCATCACCGAACGGCATGAAGTCATCGTGCCGCGCAAGACGGTGCTGGAAATGCAGCGCCTGCTGGAAGACTCCGACGCCCCCGTCTCGGTCGACGTCGCGCCGGGGCAGATCCGTTTCCGCTTCGGCGACGTCGAGCTCGTTTCCAAGCTGGTCGAAGGCAAGTTCCCGGATTTCACCCGCGTGATTCCCACCAGCTACACGCGGCATTTCGTGGTCAATCGCGAAGCCCTGCAGGGCAGCCTGCAGCGCGCCGCCATCCTGACCACCGACAAGTTCAAGGGCGTGCGCCTGCAGCTGGCGCAGAACGTGATGAAGATTTCGTCTTCCAACGCCGAACAGGAAGAGGCGCAGGAAGAACTCGACATCGATTACGGCCACGAGGCCCTCGATGTGGGCTTCAACGTCAGCTATCTGCTGGACGTCCTGAGCAACGTCAAGGTCGAGGAAATCAAATGGTCCGTGATGCCGGACCAGAATGCCTCTGCCCTGATCACCCTTCCCGATGACGACAACTTCAAGTACGTCGTGATGCCGATGCGCATCTGA
- a CDS encoding CaiB/BaiF CoA transferase family protein — protein sequence MRPLDGITVIALEHAIAAPFCTRQLADQGARVIKIERPGVGDFARRYDERVHGQASHFVWTNRSKESLTLDLKQPQAQRILDALVADADVLVQNLAPGAADRMGLGYDVLSETHPRLIVCDISGYGADGPYRDRKAYDLLIQSESGFLSVTGTPDEPAKAGCSIADIAAGMYAYSNILNALLLRGRTGRGCRIDVSMLESMVEWMGYPLYYAMEGQPAPPRAGASHATIYPYGPFPTGDGKTVMLGLQNEREWKLFCDNVLRRPALADDPRFATNSARSAARDDLRAVIVAAFAELTAAQVVERLDAAGIANARMNTLHEVWAHPQLRARDRWRQVDAPGGTIAALLPPGMPQGVSARMDAVPVLGQHTDAILAELRHDAAAIAALRAAGVV from the coding sequence ATGAGACCCTTGGATGGCATTACCGTCATCGCGCTGGAACATGCCATAGCGGCGCCCTTCTGTACGCGCCAGCTGGCCGACCAGGGCGCGCGCGTCATCAAGATCGAACGGCCCGGCGTGGGTGACTTCGCACGCCGCTACGACGAACGCGTGCATGGCCAGGCGTCGCATTTCGTGTGGACGAATCGGTCCAAGGAAAGCCTGACACTGGACCTGAAGCAGCCCCAGGCGCAACGCATCCTGGACGCGCTGGTGGCCGACGCCGATGTGCTCGTGCAGAACCTGGCGCCGGGCGCGGCCGACCGCATGGGGCTGGGCTACGACGTCTTGTCCGAGACGCATCCGCGCTTGATCGTCTGCGATATCTCCGGCTACGGCGCGGATGGTCCCTACCGCGACCGCAAGGCCTACGATCTGCTCATACAGAGCGAGTCGGGCTTTCTGTCGGTGACCGGCACACCCGATGAACCCGCCAAGGCCGGCTGCTCGATCGCGGACATCGCCGCGGGGATGTATGCCTACAGCAATATCCTGAACGCGCTGTTGCTGCGCGGACGCACCGGGCGCGGGTGCCGCATCGATGTGTCCATGCTGGAAAGCATGGTCGAGTGGATGGGCTACCCGCTGTACTACGCGATGGAAGGCCAGCCCGCGCCGCCGCGCGCGGGCGCCTCGCACGCCACCATCTACCCCTATGGTCCGTTTCCCACGGGCGACGGCAAGACGGTCATGCTGGGGTTGCAGAACGAGCGCGAATGGAAGCTGTTCTGCGATAACGTGCTGCGCCGCCCCGCGCTGGCCGACGACCCGCGCTTCGCCACGAATTCGGCGCGCTCGGCCGCGCGCGACGACCTGCGCGCCGTGATCGTCGCGGCCTTCGCCGAACTGACGGCCGCGCAGGTGGTGGAACGGCTGGATGCAGCGGGGATCGCGAATGCGCGCATGAACACCCTGCACGAAGTCTGGGCGCATCCCCAACTGCGCGCGCGCGATCGCTGGCGGCAGGTGGATGCGCCCGGCGGCACCATCGCGGCGCTGTTGCCGCCCGGCATGCCGCAGGGGGTGTCGGCGCGCATGGATGCGGTGCCCGTGCTCGGCCAGCATACGGATGCCATATTGGCCGAGCTGCGCCATGATGCCGCCGCGATAGCGGCGCTGCGCGCAGCCGGCGTGGTGTGA
- the dnaA gene encoding chromosomal replication initiator protein DnaA — MKEFWQTCVSRLEQELPPQQISAWIRPLVPLAFDEAQAVLRISAPNRFKLDWVRKNFAHQIETLASEWWQRPVQVQFELPAGTAAPRMPVAPRAPVTAGAGAGVAEAGAPVASAAVAAAPQAPATTAAASAAVAAAVNADAANVIYERSRLNTDLTFENFVTGKANQLARAAALQVAENPGVSYNPLFLYGGVGLGKTHLIHAIGNAMVAAGTGVRVRYVHADQYVSDVVKAYQRKAFDDFKRYYHSLDLLLIDDIQFFSGKNRTQEEFFYAFEAMVAQRKQIIITSDTYPKELAGIDSRLISRFDSGLTVAIEPPELEMRVAILLRKAESEGVPMPEEVAFFIAKHLRSNVRELEGALRKVLAYARFHGRDVLTVDVCKDALKDLLSVSNGQITVENIQKTVADFYKIKVADMYSKRRPANIALPRQVAMYLAKELTQKSLPEIGDLFGGRDHTTVLHAVRKISDARGKLAELNHTLHVLEQTLKG, encoded by the coding sequence ATGAAAGAATTCTGGCAGACCTGCGTCAGTCGTCTTGAGCAGGAACTCCCCCCTCAACAGATCAGCGCGTGGATCCGTCCACTCGTCCCGCTTGCCTTCGACGAGGCGCAGGCGGTGCTGCGCATTTCCGCGCCCAACCGCTTCAAGCTGGATTGGGTACGCAAGAACTTTGCCCACCAGATAGAAACGCTGGCCAGCGAGTGGTGGCAGCGGCCCGTCCAGGTGCAGTTCGAGCTTCCCGCGGGCACCGCCGCGCCGCGCATGCCGGTGGCTCCCCGCGCCCCCGTCACGGCGGGCGCCGGCGCCGGCGTTGCCGAAGCCGGTGCGCCGGTGGCCTCGGCGGCGGTGGCCGCCGCTCCCCAGGCGCCCGCGACCACGGCTGCCGCCTCGGCCGCGGTGGCCGCGGCGGTCAACGCCGACGCCGCCAACGTCATCTACGAACGTTCGCGTTTGAACACCGACCTGACGTTCGAAAACTTCGTCACCGGCAAGGCCAACCAGCTTGCCCGCGCGGCGGCGCTGCAGGTCGCGGAAAACCCCGGCGTCTCCTACAACCCGCTGTTCCTGTATGGCGGCGTGGGCCTGGGCAAGACGCACCTGATCCATGCCATCGGCAACGCCATGGTCGCGGCGGGTACCGGCGTACGCGTGCGCTACGTGCATGCCGACCAGTACGTGTCCGACGTCGTGAAGGCCTACCAGCGCAAGGCCTTCGACGATTTCAAGCGCTACTACCATTCGCTGGACCTGCTGCTGATCGACGATATCCAGTTCTTTTCCGGCAAGAACCGCACGCAGGAAGAATTCTTCTATGCGTTCGAGGCCATGGTGGCCCAGCGCAAGCAGATCATCATCACCAGCGACACCTATCCCAAGGAACTCGCCGGCATCGACAGCCGGCTGATTTCCCGTTTCGACTCCGGCCTGACGGTGGCGATCGAGCCGCCGGAGCTGGAAATGCGCGTGGCCATCCTGCTGCGCAAGGCCGAATCCGAAGGCGTGCCCATGCCGGAGGAAGTGGCGTTCTTCATCGCCAAGCATTTGCGCAGCAATGTGCGCGAACTCGAAGGCGCGCTGCGCAAGGTGCTGGCCTATGCGCGCTTCCATGGCCGCGATGTGCTTACCGTCGACGTCTGCAAGGATGCCCTGAAGGACCTGCTGTCCGTGTCCAACGGCCAGATCACGGTCGAGAACATCCAGAAGACGGTGGCGGACTTCTACAAGATCAAGGTCGCCGACATGTATTCGAAACGGCGGCCCGCCAATATCGCCCTGCCTCGCCAAGTGGCCATGTACCTGGCCAAGGAGCTCACCCAGAAAAGCCTGCCTGAAATCGGCGACTTGTTCGGTGGACGCGACCACACCACCGTCCTTCATGCCGTGCGCAAGATTTCGGACGCGCGGGGCAAGCTTGCCGAGCTCAACCATACCCTGCACGTGTTGGAACAAACTCTAAAAGGATGA
- a CDS encoding FAS1-like dehydratase domain-containing protein — MPDAAAPLEDWLDKTETVQDLITPFPLAALAATLERSDPGGVVPPLWHWLYFLPVTPMGDVGPDGHARRGGFLPPVPLPRRMWAGGRLTFHAPLREGERAARTSTIAHIEDKTGRSGRLVFVTVQHRYAVDGETRIEEEHDIVYRDAPPPSAHAREDGQGAGRQGLASTAGRQDAAAAQRQAPAPQGEEWSRTLHPDPVLLFRYSALTFNSHRIHYDHPYVTGQEGYPGLIVHGPLIATLLLDLLHRERPDARLRAFAFRAMRPCFAGNALTVCGKPQAHGEIALWSKDHEGNLGMQATATVA; from the coding sequence ATGCCGGACGCTGCCGCCCCGCTCGAAGACTGGCTGGACAAGACCGAGACGGTCCAGGACCTGATCACCCCCTTCCCCCTGGCCGCGCTGGCGGCGACGCTGGAACGTTCGGATCCGGGCGGCGTGGTGCCGCCGCTGTGGCATTGGCTGTATTTCCTGCCGGTCACTCCCATGGGCGACGTCGGGCCGGACGGGCATGCCAGGCGCGGCGGCTTCCTGCCGCCGGTGCCGCTGCCGCGGCGGATGTGGGCGGGCGGCCGCTTGACCTTTCATGCGCCGCTGCGCGAGGGCGAGCGCGCGGCGCGCACTTCCACGATCGCGCATATCGAGGACAAGACCGGCCGCAGCGGAAGACTGGTTTTCGTGACCGTGCAGCACCGCTACGCCGTCGACGGCGAAACCCGCATCGAAGAAGAACACGACATCGTCTACCGCGACGCGCCGCCGCCCTCGGCCCACGCGCGGGAAGATGGGCAGGGCGCGGGGCGCCAAGGCCTGGCTTCGACAGCGGGGCGGCAGGATGCGGCGGCCGCGCAGCGGCAGGCGCCCGCGCCGCAGGGTGAGGAGTGGTCGCGTACCCTGCATCCCGATCCCGTGCTGCTGTTCCGCTATTCGGCGCTGACCTTCAACAGCCATCGCATTCATTACGATCATCCCTATGTGACGGGTCAAGAGGGCTATCCCGGACTGATCGTGCATGGGCCGCTGATCGCCACGCTGCTGCTGGATCTGCTGCATCGCGAACGGCCCGACGCCAGGCTGCGCGCCTTCGCGTTTCGCGCGATGCGGCCCTGCTTCGCCGGCAACGCGCTGACGGTATGCGGCAAGCCGCAAGCCCATGGCGAGATCGCGCTGTGGAGCAAGGACCACGAAGGCAATCTGGGTATGCAAGCCACCGCCACGGTCGCATGA
- the gyrB gene encoding DNA topoisomerase (ATP-hydrolyzing) subunit B — translation MSDTPNTTPENSGYGADSIKMLKGLEAVRKRPGMYIGDTSDGTGLHHMVFEVVDNAIDEALAGYCDDIVVTIHTDNSISVTDNGRGIPTDIHRDDEFGRSAAEIVMTELHAGGKFDQNSYKVSGGLHGVGVSCVNALSEWLRLTIRRNGEVHEMEFRQGQRVNPLAVTGKTEKRGTEVRFLADPLIFNHIEYHYDILSKRLRELSFLNNGVKIRLVDQRQGKEENFAFSGGVRGFVEYINRSKTVLHPNVFSVSAESSAGGVPVTVDVAMQWNDGYSESVLCFTNNIPQRDGGTHMTGLRAAMTRVINKYIADNELAKKAKVETTGDDMREGLTCVLSVKVPEPKFSSQTKDKLVSSEVRPAVEDAVARTLESWLLEHPIDAKALCGKIVEAARAREAARKAREMTRRKSVLEGAGLPGKLADCQEKDPALCELYIVEGDSAGGSAKQGRDRKFQAVLPLRGKVLNVEKARFDRLIASEQIATLITALGTSIGPDFNVDKLRYHRLIIMTDADVDGAHIRTLLLTLLYRQMPELVARGYVYIAQPPLYKVKVGRDERYLKDDQEEAIFMLQLALKDAELIPAQGAEPISGEALAALARQYTLADAVIARASRMIDEASLSAMAEGIEINLDTPEAATASAERLEKALFDPLAPHAVKVYAEVDPATEKQRVVVKRMRHGNARVSLIDATFVEGADYGVLSTAAKTFLGLIGAGAVIARGEGEKRKEAPVSDFREAMRWLRAEAERSVSKQRYKGLGEMNPEQLWETTMDPKVRRLLRVQIEDAIAADEVFTTLMGDEVEPRRAFIETHALSASNIDI, via the coding sequence ATGTCCGACACTCCGAACACCACTCCCGAGAACTCCGGCTACGGTGCCGATTCGATCAAGATGCTCAAGGGGCTGGAGGCCGTGCGCAAGCGCCCCGGCATGTACATCGGCGATACATCCGATGGCACGGGGCTGCACCACATGGTGTTCGAAGTCGTCGACAACGCGATCGACGAGGCGCTGGCAGGTTATTGCGACGACATCGTCGTGACCATCCACACCGATAATTCGATATCGGTGACGGACAATGGGCGCGGTATCCCCACCGACATCCACAGGGACGACGAATTCGGCCGCAGCGCGGCGGAAATCGTCATGACCGAGCTGCACGCCGGCGGCAAGTTCGACCAGAATTCGTACAAGGTCTCGGGCGGCCTGCACGGCGTGGGCGTCTCCTGCGTGAACGCCCTGTCCGAATGGCTGCGCCTGACCATCCGGCGCAACGGCGAAGTCCATGAAATGGAATTCCGCCAGGGCCAGCGCGTGAACCCGCTGGCCGTGACCGGCAAGACGGAAAAGCGCGGCACGGAAGTGCGCTTCCTGGCCGATCCGCTCATCTTCAACCACATCGAATACCACTACGACATCCTTTCCAAGCGGCTGCGCGAACTGTCGTTCCTGAACAATGGCGTGAAGATCCGCCTGGTCGACCAGCGGCAGGGCAAGGAAGAAAACTTCGCCTTCTCCGGCGGGGTCAGGGGCTTCGTCGAATACATCAACCGCAGCAAGACGGTGCTGCATCCCAATGTGTTCTCGGTCAGCGCGGAATCCAGCGCCGGCGGCGTGCCCGTCACGGTGGACGTGGCCATGCAGTGGAACGACGGCTATTCCGAGAGCGTGCTTTGTTTCACCAACAACATCCCGCAGCGCGACGGCGGCACGCACATGACGGGCCTGCGCGCGGCGATGACGCGGGTGATCAACAAGTACATCGCGGATAACGAACTGGCCAAGAAGGCCAAGGTCGAGACCACCGGCGACGACATGCGCGAAGGCCTGACCTGCGTGCTGTCGGTCAAGGTGCCCGAACCGAAGTTCAGCAGCCAGACCAAGGACAAGCTGGTGTCCAGCGAAGTGCGGCCGGCCGTGGAAGACGCCGTCGCGCGCACGCTGGAAAGCTGGCTGCTGGAGCATCCGATCGACGCCAAGGCGCTGTGCGGCAAGATCGTCGAAGCGGCGCGCGCGCGTGAAGCCGCACGCAAGGCGCGCGAGATGACTCGCCGCAAGAGCGTGCTGGAAGGCGCCGGCTTGCCCGGCAAGCTGGCGGACTGCCAGGAAAAGGATCCCGCCCTGTGCGAGCTGTACATCGTGGAGGGCGACTCGGCCGGCGGTTCGGCCAAGCAGGGCCGCGATCGCAAGTTCCAGGCGGTGCTGCCGTTGCGCGGCAAGGTGCTGAACGTGGAGAAGGCGCGTTTCGACCGCTTGATCGCCAGCGAGCAGATCGCCACGCTGATCACCGCGCTGGGCACCAGCATCGGGCCGGATTTCAACGTCGACAAGCTGCGCTATCACCGCCTGATCATCATGACCGACGCGGACGTCGACGGCGCGCACATCCGCACGCTGTTGCTGACGCTGCTGTATCGGCAGATGCCGGAACTGGTGGCGCGCGGCTACGTCTACATCGCCCAGCCGCCGCTGTACAAGGTCAAGGTGGGCCGCGACGAGCGCTACCTGAAGGACGACCAGGAAGAAGCCATCTTCATGCTGCAACTGGCCCTGAAGGATGCCGAGCTGATCCCGGCGCAAGGGGCCGAGCCCATTTCCGGTGAAGCGCTGGCCGCGCTGGCGCGCCAGTACACGCTGGCCGACGCCGTCATCGCGCGTGCATCGCGCATGATCGACGAGGCTTCTTTGTCGGCCATGGCCGAAGGCATCGAAATCAACCTGGATACGCCGGAAGCCGCCACGGCCTCCGCGGAACGCCTGGAAAAAGCCTTGTTCGATCCGCTGGCGCCGCATGCCGTCAAGGTCTACGCGGAAGTGGACCCGGCGACGGAAAAGCAGCGCGTGGTGGTGAAGCGCATGCGCCACGGCAATGCCCGCGTCAGCCTGATTGACGCCACCTTCGTGGAAGGCGCGGATTACGGCGTGCTGTCCACGGCGGCCAAGACTTTCCTGGGCCTGATCGGAGCGGGCGCGGTGATCGCGCGTGGCGAAGGCGAGAAGCGCAAGGAAGCCCCTGTGTCCGATTTCCGCGAGGCCATGCGGTGGCTGCGCGCCGAAGCGGAACGCAGCGTGTCCAAGCAGCGTTACAAGGGCTTGGGCGAAATGAACCCCGAGCAGCTGTGGGAAACCACCATGGATCCCAAGGTGCGCCGCCTGCTGCGCGTGCAGATCGAAGACGCCATCGCGGCCGACGAGGTCTTCACCACGCTGATGGGCGACGAGGTCGAACCGCGCCGTGCATTCATCGAAACGCATGCCTTGTCGGCGAGCAATATCGATATCTGA
- a CDS encoding DUF4148 domain-containing protein, whose amino-acid sequence MKAKTIVSALILSFAAIGAAQAANSEPNNVPFQGVYGQAANSVSRTQVLAELQQARTAGLTGNADIDNAPFTAQVDSGVSRAQIALGSDFGDSNNQPFQGA is encoded by the coding sequence ATGAAAGCCAAGACCATCGTTTCCGCTCTGATTCTTTCTTTCGCCGCCATCGGCGCCGCGCAAGCCGCCAATAGCGAACCGAACAACGTGCCCTTCCAAGGCGTCTACGGCCAAGCGGCCAACAGCGTGAGCCGCACCCAAGTGCTGGCCGAGCTGCAGCAAGCGCGCACCGCCGGCCTGACGGGCAACGCCGATATCGACAACGCGCCCTTTACCGCCCAGGTGGACAGCGGCGTGAGCCGCGCGCAGATCGCGCTGGGCTCGGATTTCGGTGACTCGAACAACCAGCCGTTCCAAGGTGCGTAA
- a CDS encoding LysR family transcriptional regulator yields MHFDFVDLRLLVHLADTRNLARAAERSHLSAPAASNRIRNLERDLGFPLLYRSSQGMTPTPAGEAFVHHARLVLEQVQHLAGDMQEYGEGIKGHVRIWANTTAISEFLPAALSTFLRDYPDVNIDLREVLSGEIVKGVADGATDIGIVAGNVHAGQLELLPYLDDRLVLVTAQHHRLARQQSVDFAQTLDDNYVSLPTSSAIHMFIDNAAQALGGRIKLRIQVGNFESACRMIEAGVGIGVVPQSIARRHARSMSIAIIPLNDAWAERKLKICVRALAELPPFARTLVEGLMADAAAASIRRP; encoded by the coding sequence ATGCACTTCGATTTCGTCGACCTGCGCCTACTCGTCCATCTGGCCGATACCCGCAACCTGGCGCGGGCGGCCGAGCGCTCGCACCTGTCGGCGCCGGCGGCCAGCAATCGTATCCGCAACCTGGAACGCGACCTGGGCTTTCCCTTGCTCTATCGCAGCAGCCAGGGCATGACGCCCACGCCGGCGGGCGAGGCCTTCGTGCATCATGCGCGGCTGGTGCTCGAACAGGTGCAGCACCTGGCCGGCGATATGCAGGAGTACGGCGAGGGCATCAAGGGCCATGTGCGGATCTGGGCCAACACCACCGCGATCAGCGAATTCCTGCCCGCCGCGCTCAGCACCTTCCTGCGCGACTATCCCGACGTCAACATCGACCTGCGGGAAGTCCTGAGCGGCGAGATCGTGAAGGGGGTGGCCGACGGCGCTACCGATATCGGCATCGTCGCGGGCAACGTGCATGCCGGACAGCTGGAACTGCTGCCTTACCTGGACGATCGCCTGGTCCTGGTGACCGCGCAGCATCATCGGCTGGCGCGACAGCAGTCTGTGGATTTCGCACAGACACTGGACGACAACTATGTCAGCCTGCCGACGTCCAGTGCCATCCATATGTTCATCGACAACGCGGCGCAGGCGCTGGGCGGCCGCATCAAGCTGCGCATCCAGGTGGGCAACTTCGAGTCGGCCTGCCGCATGATCGAGGCCGGCGTGGGCATCGGCGTGGTGCCGCAATCCATCGCGCGGCGCCACGCGCGATCCATGTCCATCGCGATCATTCCGCTGAACGACGCGTGGGCCGAGCGCAAACTGAAGATCTGCGTGCGCGCCCTGGCCGAGCTGCCTCCGTTCGCGCGCACGCTGGTGGAAGGGCTGATGGCGGATGCGGCGGCGGCATCGATCCGTCGTCCATGA